From Dendropsophus ebraccatus isolate aDenEbr1 chromosome 2, aDenEbr1.pat, whole genome shotgun sequence, a single genomic window includes:
- the LOC138784488 gene encoding germ cell nuclear acidic protein-like: MSQCGVKVKCSEICFWPHPLKIVGVSGVRILLFLFGYVKMPKRKLKFNNESDTDNSGTGDQLQVKRKCPKVVESNAVDKGCDEIVHQSYPFIPRSPCSGEESSVKDLPCRIVQETRRQGRPIKNCFLMDLTSEAKYVDNFKQSKQELTRRLYRFYNQTVFENQLPAEMSISWNKRLTKTTGRTGFRENNGDRYAVIQLSDKICDCAERLRDTIIHEMCHAACWILDGQADDLHGWLWKSYCEDAELIHPDLPPITEQNTYEIHYSVVYECSGCKKRLGRWRESVDIEKSMCGICHNKMVLLKST, encoded by the exons ATGTCACAATGTGGAGTCAAGGTAAAATGTTCCGAGATCTGCTTCTGGCCTCATCCTCTGAAGATTGTTGGAGTGAGTGGAGTGAGGATATTGCTGTTCCTTTTTGGATATGTGAAAATGCCTAAAAGGAAGCTGAAATTTAATAATGAGTCTGACACAGACAACAGCGGCACCGGTGACCAG TTACAGGTCAAGAGAAAGTGCCCTAAAGTTGTAGAGTCCAATGCAGTGGACAAAGGATGCGATGAGATTGTACATCAG TCTTATCCATTTATACCGAGGTCTCCATGCAGCGGTGAAGAGTCTAGTGTCAAGGATCTTCCATGCAGAATTGTGCAGGAGACAAG GAGACAGGGGCGTCCCATTAAGAATTGCTTCTTGATGGACTTAACGTCAGAGGCCAAATATGTGGACAATTTCAAGCAGTCCAAGCAGGAGCTGACAAGACGCCTCTACAGGTTTTACAATCAGACCGTCTTTGAGAATCAG CTTCCTGCTGAAATGAGCATAAGTTGGAATAAAAGACTTACAAAAACCACTGGCCGCACTGGATTCCGAGAAAACAATGGGGATCGATATGCAGTCATCCAACTATCTGACAAAATCTGTGATTGTGCAG AACGCCTGAGAGACACCATAATCCATGAAATGTGCCATGCTGCCTGTTGGATTCTAGATGGGCAAGCGGATGACCTACATGGCTGGTTATGGAAGTCATATTGTGAAGATGCTGAACTAATTCACCCTGACCTGCCACCAATTACTGAACAGAATACTTATGAAATCCATTATTCTGTGGTTTATGAATGCTCAGGGTGCAAAAAGAG ACTTGGACGTTGGAGAGAATCTGTTGATATTGAGAAATCTATGTGTGGCATCTGCCACAACAAGATGGTTCTACTCAAAAGCACTTGA